Proteins encoded together in one Nostoc sp. PCC 7524 window:
- a CDS encoding diflavin flavoprotein, which translates to MVAVTDKTEKRLTIQTGEIAEDTTVIRSLDWDRDRFDIEFGLQNGTTYNSFLIRGEQIALVDTSHEKFRKLYFDTLTGLINPQDINYLIISHTEPDHSGLVKDLLQMAPEITVVASKVAIQFLEDLVHQPFKRKIVKNGDRLDLGNGHEIEFVIAPNLHWPDTIFSFDHKTQILYTCDAFGMHYCSDSTFDEDLKTIEADFHYYYECLMGPNARSVLSALKRMGELPSVKMVATGHGPLLFHNVEELIGRYRQWSQTQTKAETTVGVFYVSEYGYSDRLAQSIVNGISKTGVAVEIVDLGAAADLQELRELVGRCTGLVIGMPPANGAANIQAALSTVLGSANEKQTIGIFETGGGDDEPTYPLLNKFRALGLHIGFPVIEVRDTPSETTYKLCEEAGTDLGQWLTRDRSIKAMKSLGADLDKALGRISGGLYIITAKKGEVASAMLASWVSQASFKPLGLSIAVAKDRAIESLMQVGDRFVLNVLEEGNYQILMRHFLKRFAPGADRFEGVRTQPAENGTPILADALAYMECEVQSRMDCGDHWVVYSNVYTGRVSKPESLTAVHHRKVGNHY; encoded by the coding sequence ATGGTAGCAGTCACCGATAAAACTGAAAAACGGCTCACCATACAAACTGGAGAAATTGCTGAAGATACTACAGTAATACGTTCTCTAGATTGGGATCGCGATCGCTTTGATATTGAGTTTGGTTTACAAAACGGTACTACTTATAACTCATTTCTCATACGCGGTGAGCAAATAGCCTTAGTTGATACCTCTCACGAAAAGTTTCGTAAACTCTATTTTGATACTCTCACAGGCTTAATTAATCCCCAAGACATTAATTATTTGATTATTAGCCACACCGAGCCAGACCACAGTGGCTTAGTCAAAGACTTGTTACAAATGGCTCCAGAAATTACGGTTGTGGCTTCTAAGGTGGCAATCCAATTTCTGGAAGATTTGGTACATCAGCCATTTAAACGTAAGATTGTGAAAAATGGCGATCGCCTAGATTTAGGCAACGGTCACGAAATAGAATTTGTCATTGCCCCCAATTTACACTGGCCTGACACCATATTTAGCTTCGACCACAAAACCCAAATTCTTTACACCTGTGATGCTTTCGGAATGCACTACTGTTCTGATAGCACCTTTGACGAAGACTTAAAAACCATTGAAGCTGATTTTCACTACTATTATGAATGCTTGATGGGGCCGAATGCGCGGTCAGTCTTATCTGCCTTGAAGCGCATGGGAGAGTTACCATCTGTAAAAATGGTTGCGACTGGTCACGGGCCATTACTGTTCCATAATGTAGAAGAACTCATTGGACGTTACCGTCAATGGAGTCAAACCCAAACCAAAGCCGAAACCACCGTTGGGGTATTTTACGTTTCCGAATACGGCTATAGCGATCGCCTCGCCCAAAGTATTGTGAATGGTATCAGCAAAACAGGCGTAGCTGTAGAAATAGTAGATTTGGGTGCAGCCGCAGATTTACAAGAATTGCGCGAACTTGTGGGACGCTGCACTGGCTTAGTAATTGGGATGCCTCCGGCTAATGGTGCAGCGAACATCCAAGCTGCACTCAGTACCGTTTTAGGTTCTGCCAACGAAAAACAAACCATAGGCATATTTGAGACAGGCGGCGGTGATGACGAACCAACTTACCCCTTACTTAACAAATTCCGGGCATTGGGGTTACACATAGGCTTTCCTGTAATTGAAGTCAGAGATACACCTAGTGAAACCACTTACAAACTATGTGAAGAAGCCGGCACAGACTTAGGACAATGGTTAACACGCGATCGCAGCATTAAAGCCATGAAATCCCTAGGTGCTGATTTAGACAAAGCCTTGGGGAGAATTAGCGGCGGACTGTATATCATCACAGCCAAAAAAGGTGAAGTTGCCAGCGCCATGCTAGCCTCCTGGGTGAGCCAAGCCAGCTTCAAACCGTTAGGATTATCCATTGCAGTAGCTAAGGATAGAGCAATTGAATCACTAATGCAAGTAGGCGATCGCTTCGTCCTCAACGTCTTAGAAGAAGGCAACTATCAAATCCTTATGCGCCACTTCTTAAAACGATTCGCCCCTGGTGCAGACAGATTTGAAGGAGTCAGAACCCAACCAGCTGAAAACGGTACACCCATCCTCGCCGATGCCTTAGCCTACATGGAATGTGAAGTCCAAAGCCGGATGGACTGCGGCGACCATTGGGTAGTATACAGCAACGTCTACACCGGACGCGTATCCAAACCCGAATCCCTAACAGCAGTTCACCACCGCAAAGTCGGAAACCATTACTAA
- a CDS encoding pantothenate kinase yields MKQYQHPRQTENLWLALEIGNSRLHWGLFTGETLIYSWDTEYLPEIGDWDKEIMSLLHQFTPYSLPLVIASVVPQQTALWEKYPNVRVITLDQIPLNNTYPTLGIDRALALWGAGMAWGFPVLVIDAGTALTFTGADANRCLVGGAILPGMGLQLASLGQKTGQLPQLNIDVIQSLPPRFALNTPEAIQSGVLYTLLSGIKDFIQDWWRLFPHGKVALKGGDRVLLFNYLQVLYPEIAAHLIVEPNLIFWGMQKIVVISS; encoded by the coding sequence GTGAAACAGTACCAACACCCAAGACAGACAGAGAATCTATGGTTAGCCTTGGAAATCGGCAATTCCCGACTGCATTGGGGTTTATTCACAGGTGAAACCCTTATCTATAGTTGGGATACGGAGTATTTACCTGAGATTGGGGACTGGGACAAAGAAATTATGTCACTCCTTCATCAATTCACTCCCTACTCCCTACCTCTAGTAATCGCTTCCGTAGTACCGCAGCAAACAGCATTATGGGAAAAATACCCTAATGTTCGTGTCATTACTTTAGACCAAATACCACTCAATAATACATATCCCACACTGGGAATTGATCGCGCTTTGGCTTTGTGGGGGGCGGGGATGGCTTGGGGTTTCCCGGTGTTGGTAATTGATGCGGGGACAGCACTGACTTTTACTGGTGCAGATGCTAATCGGTGTTTAGTCGGTGGCGCAATTTTGCCAGGGATGGGTTTACAATTGGCGAGTTTAGGTCAAAAGACTGGACAATTACCCCAATTAAATATAGATGTCATCCAATCTTTGCCTCCACGGTTTGCACTCAATACACCAGAGGCAATTCAAAGCGGTGTGCTTTATACGTTATTGTCGGGAATTAAAGATTTTATTCAAGATTGGTGGCGGTTGTTTCCTCATGGGAAAGTAGCACTTAAAGGAGGCGATCGCGTCCTACTATTTAACTATCTGCAAGTTTTATATCCTGAGATAGCAGCACATTTAATAGTAGAGCCAAATTTAATCTTTTGGGGAATGCAAAAAATAGTCGTGATTAGTTCGTAG
- the malQ gene encoding 4-alpha-glucanotransferase, with product MPFPRSSGVLLHPTSFPSRFGIGDLGLEAYKFIDFLRESYQQYWQVLPLGPTGYGNSPYACYSALAGNPMLISPEQLQEQGFLSEDDFANLPEFDAFQVDYDRVIPIKTELLKKACANFQVKATALQQKEFSGFCQSKAYWLDDYALFMALKDAHDGTSWHTWEQELVKRDPAVIEQSRLKLNAEIYYYKFIQFEFFRQWSELKTYANMSGVYIIGDIPIYVAQDSADVWAHPDIFCLDEETMEPALMAGVPPDYFSATGQLWGNPVYNWEELQKQDFSWWLGRFEAMLDYVDVIRIDHFRGFEAYWAVPQGEETAIKGEWLKAPGEELFDAIKQKLGKLPVLAEDLGIITPEVEALRDKYEFPGMKVLQFAFGSDPGNPFLPFNYSRNFVVYTGTHDNDTTVGWFNQANDYEKQNLLLYLGCVSPEGIHWDLIRLALSSIANQAIIPLQDILGLGTEARMNFPSTAEGNWDWRYEPKALTEQLSDRLKILTKLYGRAPQGK from the coding sequence ATGCCTTTTCCTAGATCCAGTGGCGTTTTGCTGCATCCTACCTCCTTTCCCAGTCGATTTGGTATTGGCGATTTAGGCTTAGAAGCCTACAAGTTTATTGATTTTCTCAGAGAAAGCTACCAACAATATTGGCAAGTCCTACCTTTAGGGCCAACTGGTTACGGTAATTCTCCTTATGCTTGCTATTCGGCATTGGCAGGAAATCCCATGCTGATTAGTCCAGAACAATTACAAGAGCAGGGTTTCTTATCTGAAGACGACTTTGCTAATTTACCAGAATTTGACGCTTTTCAAGTAGATTATGACCGAGTTATACCTATCAAGACTGAACTATTAAAAAAAGCCTGTGCCAATTTTCAAGTTAAAGCTACAGCTTTACAACAAAAAGAGTTTTCTGGTTTTTGTCAGAGCAAAGCTTATTGGTTAGATGATTATGCTTTATTTATGGCGCTGAAAGATGCCCATGATGGTACAAGTTGGCATACTTGGGAACAGGAATTAGTCAAACGTGATCCCGCAGTAATTGAGCAATCTAGACTAAAACTAAATGCTGAGATTTACTATTATAAATTTATCCAGTTTGAATTCTTTCGCCAGTGGTCGGAACTGAAAACTTATGCCAACATGAGCGGGGTTTACATTATTGGCGATATTCCTATTTATGTAGCTCAAGATAGTGCTGATGTGTGGGCGCATCCCGATATCTTTTGTTTAGATGAGGAGACAATGGAACCGGCATTAATGGCTGGCGTTCCACCGGATTATTTTAGTGCTACTGGTCAATTATGGGGCAACCCGGTTTATAACTGGGAAGAATTACAAAAACAAGATTTTTCTTGGTGGTTGGGTCGCTTTGAAGCGATGCTGGATTATGTGGATGTCATCCGCATTGATCACTTCCGGGGGTTTGAAGCTTATTGGGCTGTACCACAAGGTGAAGAAACAGCGATTAAGGGAGAATGGTTAAAAGCCCCAGGAGAAGAATTATTTGATGCGATTAAACAAAAATTGGGTAAGCTGCCTGTATTAGCCGAGGATTTAGGCATCATTACGCCAGAGGTGGAAGCACTGCGAGATAAGTATGAATTTCCGGGGATGAAGGTTTTACAGTTTGCCTTTGGTTCTGATCCCGGCAATCCATTTTTACCATTCAATTACTCGCGGAATTTCGTTGTTTACACTGGCACCCACGATAATGACACAACTGTCGGCTGGTTTAATCAAGCCAATGACTACGAAAAACAAAACTTGTTACTTTATTTAGGGTGTGTCAGCCCTGAAGGGATTCATTGGGATTTAATTAGACTGGCTTTGAGTTCTATTGCTAATCAAGCGATTATTCCTTTGCAGGATATTTTGGGTTTGGGAACTGAAGCGCGAATGAATTTTCCTAGCACTGCTGAAGGTAACTGGGATTGGCGTTATGAGCCGAAAGCGTTAACAGAACAGTTAAGCGATCGCCTCAAAATTCTTACTAAGCTCTACGGACGCGCTCCACAAGGAAAGTAG
- a CDS encoding NUDIX domain-containing protein translates to MNYRNPAPTVDIIIELVDRPHRPIVLIERHNTPLGWAIPGGFVDYGEPVEVAARREAEEETSLQIELIEQFLVYSDPKRDPRQHTISIVFLATATGEPKAGDDAKSVGFFEPWRVPSNLCFDHDRILRDYWRYRHYGIRPRLSFE, encoded by the coding sequence ATGAATTACAGAAATCCAGCACCAACGGTAGATATCATTATTGAATTGGTAGATAGACCACATCGACCTATAGTATTAATTGAGCGACACAATACACCATTGGGTTGGGCAATTCCTGGGGGTTTTGTGGATTATGGGGAACCTGTGGAAGTAGCAGCTAGGCGAGAAGCTGAGGAAGAAACGAGTTTACAGATAGAATTAATTGAACAATTTCTGGTATACTCAGACCCCAAACGTGATCCGCGTCAGCACACTATTAGTATTGTGTTTTTGGCGACAGCAACAGGAGAACCCAAAGCTGGGGATGATGCCAAAAGTGTAGGCTTTTTTGAGCCTTGGCGTGTACCTAGTAATTTATGTTTTGACCACGATCGCATTTTGCGGGATTATTGGCGTTATCGACATTATGGGATTCGTCCCAGATTAAGTTTTGAGTAA
- a CDS encoding RidA family protein has translation MSKQIIRTDQAPAPVGPYNQAIAVSGQMLFVAGQIALNPQTGEIVGAEDVKQQTQQVMANLQAILAAAGATFADVVKTSVFLADMNDFAAVNTVYAKYFDEATAPARACVEVSRLPKDVLVEIECIAVIPQK, from the coding sequence ATGAGTAAACAAATTATTCGTACTGATCAAGCACCTGCACCCGTTGGTCCTTATAATCAAGCGATCGCAGTTTCAGGACAAATGCTCTTTGTGGCTGGACAAATTGCCCTCAATCCTCAAACTGGGGAAATTGTGGGTGCAGAAGATGTTAAACAACAAACACAACAAGTGATGGCAAATCTGCAAGCCATCTTAGCAGCTGCTGGAGCCACCTTTGCTGATGTTGTAAAGACATCTGTATTCTTAGCTGATATGAATGATTTTGCGGCGGTAAATACAGTTTACGCTAAATATTTTGACGAAGCCACAGCCCCAGCCCGTGCTTGTGTGGAAGTATCGCGGTTGCCGAAAGATGTGTTAGTAGAAATTGAGTGTATTGCTGTGATACCGCAAAAATAA